The Pieris napi chromosome 21, ilPieNapi1.2, whole genome shotgun sequence genome contains a region encoding:
- the LOC125060384 gene encoding sporozoite surface protein 2-like isoform X1, with amino-acid sequence MELYQIVTYIAIVVIQSDAGVCNRKNTVIQVRVPQRTNVTVKYPPMLRSPVEYVPYPYSLGNTRQRPCYRCQNSRCFKCNNQVKSPTVLPGTRTNIIIDVQGSRSRPNTDQPVNHAPDPNRQGTLVVVQGASAASSNAAASANGNNGNSAASASSSTSDNQLIADFKEEDRAPDGSTKDIEDIFIADNSKSNSSASASASSNGGGQAKASASSSNRNAPSKPSSNRSPQKSSPSNGPQKPSNKQAQPKKDNQGVNNGNKSPKNDRSPDSNNSPDNGNNPDDDDSPNNDNSPDNDNSPDSGNNPDDDDSPNNDNSPDSDNSPDSGNNPDNDDSPNNDNSPDNDNSPDSGNNPDDDDSPNNDNSPDNDNSPDSGNNPDDDDSPNNDNSPDNDNSPDTGNNPDDDDSPNNDNSPDNENSPKNSKLPVSPNSSNNKSPDDGDESPDNDSPKSDNEPNSQDNPAKEDQKNDDSAPKDEDSPTGNDDAPSGDDSTDPDAKGADPGPKDSSD; translated from the exons ATGGAGCTGTATCAAATAGTCACCTACATAGCTATTGTTGTAATACAG AGTGATGCTGGTGTTTGCAATCGCAAAAACACAGTGATCCAAGTCAGAGTTCCCCAACGCACTAACGTGACTGTCAAGTATCCGCCCATGTTGCGTAGTCCCGTTGAATACGTACCCTATCCGTACTCACTAGGGAACACACGCCAACGACCTTGCTATAGATGCCAAAATTCAAGATGTTTCAAATGCAATAATCAAGTAAAGTCGCCAACTGTTCTTCCCGGAACAAGAACCAACATCATCATAGATGTTCAAGGCTCAAGATCTAGACCTAATACAGATCAACCGGTTAATCATGCACCAGACCCCAATAGGCAAGGAACTCTTGTTGTTGTTCAGGGTGCATCGGCAGCATCTAGTAACGCTGCTGCTTCAGCTAATGGAAATAATGGAAATTCTGCTGCCTCTGCTTCATCGTCAACTTCAGATAACCAACTTATTGCTGACTTTAAAGAAGAAGACAGGGCTCCAGATGGATCAACAAAGGACATTGAGGATATATTTATAGCAGATAACTCAAAATCCAACTCAAGTGCTTCTGCATCAGCTTCTTCAAATGGAGGCGGACAAGCGAAAGCAAGTGCGTCTTCATCTAACCGAAATGCACCTTCTAAGCCTTCTTCAAATCGTTCACCACAAAAATCATCCCCATCAAACGGCCCTCAAAAGCCTAGTAATAAACAAGCGCAACCAAAGAAAGACAATCAAGGAGTAAATAATGGAAATAAATCACCTAAAAATGATAGATCACCAGACAGTAACAATTCCCCAGATAATGGCAATAACCCAGATGACGATGATTCTCCAAACAATGACAACTCTCCAGACAATGACAATTCCCCAGATAGTGGCAATAACCCAGATGACGATGATTCTCCAAACAATGACAACTCTCCAGACAGTGACAATTCCCCAGATAGTGGCAATAACCCAGATAACGATGATTCTCCAAACAATGACAACTCTCCAGACAATGACAATTCACCAGATAGTGGCAATAACCCAGATGACGATGATTCTCCAAACAATGACAACTCTCCAGACAATGACAATTCCCCAGATAGTGGCAATAACCCAGATGACGATGATTCTCCAAACAATGACAACTCTCCAGACAATGACAATTCCCCAGATACTGGCAATAACCCCGATGACGATGATTCTCCAAACAATGACAACTCTCCAGACAATGAAAACTCCCCAAAAAATAGTAAGTTACCAGTCTCTCCAAAttcatcaaataataaatctcCAGACGATGGTGATGAATCACCTGATAATGATTCCCCAAAAAGTGACAATGAACCAAACAGCCAAGACAATCCTGCCAAAGAGGATCAAAAAAATGACGATTCCGCGCCAAAAGATGAAGATTCACCTACAGGAAATGATGATGCTCCAAGCGGAGACGATTCAACAGATCCCGATGCAAAGGGTGCCGACCCAGGACCAAAAGATTCAAGTGATTAA
- the LOC125060388 gene encoding protein takeout-like, with product MKSYQILLLFLAAVITPSKSNSQIFGGRCSKRDPNVDACLLRSFNNLLNYLKSGAPEVGLDESDEIVIDELSIALGGGPDGYRATFKDIHAIGANNMTITNVRSDLETHQFQLTLFGPHISAKARYRSSGVLLLVRASGGGDYWGEYDGVKAKVYFRGAPYTRKGRTYLKLQQLKLDFSVKDIQMGVENLDHSSSVLQAALNLFINTNAQELLKEMKPELKRDLAEKMSRFLDRILAKIPYDDWISDEEVEEEEEEE from the exons ATGAAGTCGtatcaaattttattgctgtttCTCGCTGCTGTGATCACACCGAGCAAATCAAATTCAC AAATATTCGGAGGGCGATGTTCAAAACGAGATCCAAATGTTGATGCGTGTCTACTTCGTAGTTTTAACAACCTTTTGAACTACCTGAAGAGTGGAGCACCGGAAGTTGGACTGGATGAG TCAGACGAAATCGTCATCGATGAGTTGTCTATCGCACTTGGAGGTGGCCCTGATGGATACCGAGCGACTTTCAAGGATATCCATGCAATTGGAGCCAACAATATGACCATCACCAATGTCAG ATCAGACCTAGAGACACACCAATTCCAACTAACACTTTTCGGCCCTCACATCAGTGCTAAGGCCCGTTACCGTTCCTCTGGAGTACTGCTACTCGTCAGGGCTTCAGGTGGTGGAGACTACTGGGGAGAATACG ACGGAGTTAAAGCCAAAGTATACTTCCGTGGTGCTCCCTACACTCGCAAAGGCCGCACTTACCTGAAGCTGCAGCAGCTCAAACTAGACTTCTCCGTGAAGGACATCCAAATGGGTGTTGAGAACTTGGATCACAGCAGTAGTGTACTAC aGGCAGCATTGAACTTGTTCATCAATACAAATGCTCAAGAACTCCTTAAGGAAATGAAACCAGAACTTAAACGAGACCTCGCTGAGAAGATGTCAAGATTCCTAGATAGGATCCTTGCGAAAATTCCTTACGATGACTGGATTTCTGACGAAGAAGTGGAGGAGGAAGAGGAAGAAGAATAG
- the LOC125060149 gene encoding uncharacterized protein LOC125060149 codes for MYSLQYLLSVSAVVLSLSQVTLSGKEEIEIQKIFATCKKKSPEFDGCVKRALNKLKPYFKRGIPDMGVASFDPHFAREVKQVRTVGGMGYTLKLKNVFERGWSQSTVTKYKTDWDNQRIIYSQYFPEKSLEGDYEFKGDAFGLGVLRTGHWNLTLRDYSQTTRIKRNGSGVDVHVEIDHIGDMDIHVGNLLQGRSIMEGVLDRIINASWKPGFAVIRPLINDLVSTAFTDIWSTSFKDFPIEAFIRD; via the exons atgtattctttACAATACCTATTGAGTGTTAGTGCTGTAGTGTTAAGTTTATCTCAAGTCACACTATCAGGAAAGGAAGAAATTGAAATAC aaaaaatatttgcaacaTGCAAGAAGAAATCGCCAGAGTTCGATGGATGCGTCAAACGAGccttaaataaactaaagcCATATTTTAAGAGAG GTATACCAGATATGGGTGTTGCGTCGTTTGATCCTCATTTCGCGCGTGAGGTAAAGCAAGTTCGAACTGTGGGTGGTATGGGGTATacgcttaaattaaaaaatgtctttGAACGTGGTTGGTCGCAATCTACCGTCACAAAATACAA GACAGATTGGGACAATCAGAGAATAATTTATTCTCAATATTTTCCTGAAAAATCATTGGAAGGTGATTACGAATTTAAG GGAGATGCCTTCGGTCTTGGAGTACTCCGTACTGGTCACTGGAACTTAACTCTACGTGATTACTCTCAGACAACGAGAATCAAACGAAATGGAAGCGGCGTAGATGTACACGTTGAGATCGATCATATTGGCGATATGGACATTCATGTCGGCAACCTGCTGCAAGGCCGGAGTATAATGG AGGGTGTTTTGGATCGTATTATAAATGCATCTTGGAAACCAGGATTCGCGGTAATAAGGCCGCTCATTAACGACTTAGTCAGCACTGCGTTTACAGACATCTGGAGTACGTCCTTCAAAGATTTCCCTATAGAGGCCTTCATCCGGGACTGA
- the LOC125060384 gene encoding sporozoite surface protein 2-like isoform X2: MELYQIVTYIAIVVIQSDAGVCNRKNTVIQVRVPQRTNVTVKYPPMLRSPVEYVPYPYSLGNTRQRPCYRCQNSRCFKCNNQVKSPTVLPGTRTNIIIDVQGSRSRPNTDQPVNHAPDPNRQGTLVVVQGASAASSNAAASANGNNGNSAASASSSTSDNQLIADFKEEDRAPDGSTKDIEDIFIADNSKSNSSASASASSNGGGQAKASASSSNRNAPSKPSSNRSPQKSSPSNGPQKPSNKQAQPKKDNQGVNNGNKSPKNDRSPDSNNSPDNGNNPDDDDSPNNDNSPDNDNSPDSGNNPDDDDSPNNDNSPDSDNSPDSGNNPDNDDSPNNDNSPDNDNSPDSGNNPDDDDSPNNDNSPDNDNSPDSGNNPDDDDSPNNDNSPDNDNSPDTGNNPDDDDSPNNDNSPDNENSPKNSKLPVSPNSSNNKSPDDGDESPDNDSPKSDDSAPKDEDSPTGNDDAPSGDDSTDPDAKGADPGPKDSSD, translated from the exons ATGGAGCTGTATCAAATAGTCACCTACATAGCTATTGTTGTAATACAG AGTGATGCTGGTGTTTGCAATCGCAAAAACACAGTGATCCAAGTCAGAGTTCCCCAACGCACTAACGTGACTGTCAAGTATCCGCCCATGTTGCGTAGTCCCGTTGAATACGTACCCTATCCGTACTCACTAGGGAACACACGCCAACGACCTTGCTATAGATGCCAAAATTCAAGATGTTTCAAATGCAATAATCAAGTAAAGTCGCCAACTGTTCTTCCCGGAACAAGAACCAACATCATCATAGATGTTCAAGGCTCAAGATCTAGACCTAATACAGATCAACCGGTTAATCATGCACCAGACCCCAATAGGCAAGGAACTCTTGTTGTTGTTCAGGGTGCATCGGCAGCATCTAGTAACGCTGCTGCTTCAGCTAATGGAAATAATGGAAATTCTGCTGCCTCTGCTTCATCGTCAACTTCAGATAACCAACTTATTGCTGACTTTAAAGAAGAAGACAGGGCTCCAGATGGATCAACAAAGGACATTGAGGATATATTTATAGCAGATAACTCAAAATCCAACTCAAGTGCTTCTGCATCAGCTTCTTCAAATGGAGGCGGACAAGCGAAAGCAAGTGCGTCTTCATCTAACCGAAATGCACCTTCTAAGCCTTCTTCAAATCGTTCACCACAAAAATCATCCCCATCAAACGGCCCTCAAAAGCCTAGTAATAAACAAGCGCAACCAAAGAAAGACAATCAAGGAGTAAATAATGGAAATAAATCACCTAAAAATGATAGATCACCAGACAGTAACAATTCCCCAGATAATGGCAATAACCCAGATGACGATGATTCTCCAAACAATGACAACTCTCCAGACAATGACAATTCCCCAGATAGTGGCAATAACCCAGATGACGATGATTCTCCAAACAATGACAACTCTCCAGACAGTGACAATTCCCCAGATAGTGGCAATAACCCAGATAACGATGATTCTCCAAACAATGACAACTCTCCAGACAATGACAATTCACCAGATAGTGGCAATAACCCAGATGACGATGATTCTCCAAACAATGACAACTCTCCAGACAATGACAATTCCCCAGATAGTGGCAATAACCCAGATGACGATGATTCTCCAAACAATGACAACTCTCCAGACAATGACAATTCCCCAGATACTGGCAATAACCCCGATGACGATGATTCTCCAAACAATGACAACTCTCCAGACAATGAAAACTCCCCAAAAAATAGTAAGTTACCAGTCTCTCCAAAttcatcaaataataaatctcCAGACGATGGTGATGAATCACCTGATAATGATTCCCCAAAAAG TGACGATTCCGCGCCAAAAGATGAAGATTCACCTACAGGAAATGATGATGCTCCAAGCGGAGACGATTCAACAGATCCCGATGCAAAGGGTGCCGACCCAGGACCAAAAGATTCAAGTGATTAA
- the LOC125060385 gene encoding uncharacterized protein LOC125060385: protein MLTSTMWLKFLILYAIFNFGTSEDASHVETTTVSKLTEGEEKMSDYILQVLEHFKKPSPVGIPGAKIPEPYYVPDMKHSLSVGTMFFKNTAVYGISKFRILHVEAEIGAMEVHAALAIDNLQARGNYTMTTWLSKVQGPFTVDVTGIKITAKANIGVERDGKLRTQDINIDIEFSTIAMNFQNAGFFGGMLQGVVNSLGPVLFDSIKPYILKEAYTKAREEVNKKLDEVAGDMQFPNSISPLDMVIADARKKVRDLEMDPYKIKDYNTTVSIFTVSLTHTWVAGISSFHRVGNISLIMDNNTVIADFEVGTQRLQGNTLWDISAINGLLSRAGSASFSVEYISGRVILAQPLDTRKKPEFRDLNLEVGNIQVRFDGAGTLDYVVEFAVNILPNLLRYQIMDALETPIKEKVQQELDKINVEEVIKEELPKVDQMQEGGFKLSALVSDNKEEPFDEDDFFNF, encoded by the exons ATGTTAACTTCGACAATGTGGttgaaatttcttattttatacgCAATATTCAATTTTGGAACCAGTGAag atgCATCTCATGTCGAGACAACAACAGTATCTAAGCTTACTGAAGGCGAAGAAAAGATGAGTGACTACATTCTCCAGGTTTTAGAGCACTTTAAGAAACCGAGCCCAGTTGGAATACCCGGTGCTAAAATCCCAGAACCATATTACGTACCAGACATGAAACATTCACTTTCTGTTGGAACTATGTTCTTTAAAAACACCGCTGTGTATGGAATTAGCAAATTTCGCATTTTGCACGTAGAAGCTGAGATTGGAGCCATGGAG GTACATGCAGCACTAGCCATCGATAACTTACAAGCTCGTGGCAACTATACCATGACAACGTGGCTGAGCAAGGTTCAAGGACCTTTCACGGTAGACGTCacaggaataaaaataacagcaAAAGCAAACATCGGCGTTGAGAGAGATGGAAAATTAAGAACTCAAGATATCAATATTGACATAGAGTTTAGCACCATAGCAATGAACTTCCAAAATGCAGGCTTTTTTGGAGGAATGTTACAAGGAGTCGTCAATTCTTTGGGCCCTGTTCTTTTTGACTCGATTAAACCATATATACTAAAAGAAGCCTATACAAAAGCTAGAGAAGAGGTTAACAAGAAACTCGACGAGGTAGCTGGGGACATGCAATTTCCAAATTCAATATCTCCGTTAGATATGGTCATAGCGGACGCTAGGAAAAAGGTCAGAGATTTAGAAATGGATccttacaaaataaaagattataatACCACTGTCAGTATTTTCACAGTTAGTTTAACTCACACATGGGTAGCAGGAATATCATCGTTCCACAGAGTAggaaatatatctttaataatgGATAATAACACCGTCATAGCCGATTTTGAAGTCGGGACACAGAGACTCCAGGGTAATACTCTTTGGGATATATCAGCAATAAATGGTCTTTTATCAAGGGCAGGAAGTGCCTCGTTCTCGGTTGAATACATAAGCGGAAGAGTAATATTAGCACAACCCCTTGATACTAGAAAGAAACCAGAATTCAGAGATTTAAACCTGGAAGTTGGTAACATACAAGTGCGATTCGATGGAGCTGGTACATTAGACTATGTAGTTGAATTTGCAGTTAATATACTCCCTAATCTCCTTCGATACCAAATAATGGATGCTTTGGAGACACCTATAAAAGAGAAGGTTCAACAGGAGTTGGACAAAATAAATGTAGAAGAGGTTATCAAAGAAGAACTTCCAAAGGTGGATCAAATGCAAGAGGGTGGCTTTAAACTATCCGCTCTGGTTTCAGATAATAAAGAGGAACCGTTCGATGAAGATGATTtcttcaatttttaa
- the LOC125060390 gene encoding protein takeout-like, giving the protein MLRVTYIFVVFCFINVVLLVEIPDYMKICKRDQSTINECVRDSVESLRPHLVSGIPEFQVPSIDPFYINEIIAISGELAPLKAKAKNVKVSGASNFTVKNVDVNLDTFAIRALFRFPKLHLEGLYQLDTQILVVPLRGQGNFVADAIQCDADVRITNKIYAKNGTQYIKFQSVNVEIDMKDYRLRLYGLFNGDKTLEEATNEAINQNRGEFLQAMKPYIEKTTANVLLDTANRIVNSLPLDQIFPKP; this is encoded by the exons ATGTTACGTGTTACGTACATCTTTGTGGTGTTCTGTTTTATAAATGTAGTTTTATTGGTTGAAATAC CggattatatgaaaatatgcAAACGAGATCAGAGCACTATCAACGAGTGTGTGAGGGATTCTGTAGAGAGTCTGCGACCACACCTGGTCTCTGGGATACCGGAGTTCCAAGTGCCCAGCATCGATCCATTTTACATTAATGAA ATAATAGCAATAAGCGGTGAACTGGCACCTCTCAAAGCTAAAGCAAAAAACGTGAAAGTATCAGGCGCTAGTAATTTCACTGTTAAGAATGTTGa tgtAAACTTAGATACATTTGCGATACGAGCCCTTTTCCGGTTCCCCAAACTTCATTTGGAAGGTCTTTACCAGCTGGACACTCAAATCTTGGTGGTACCGCTTCGGGGTCAAGGAAACTTCGTGGCTGATGCCA TACAGTGTGACGCTGACGTGCGAATAACTAACAAAATTTACGCGAAGAATGGAACGCAATATATCAAGTTCCAGAGTGTGAATGTTGAAATTGACATGAAAGACTATCGTCTTAGGTTGTATGGGCTGTTCAATGGAGACAAAACACTGg AAGAAGCGACTAACGAAGCTATAAATCAAAATCGTGGTGAGTTTCTGCAAGCCATGAAGCCTTATATTGAGAAGACTACAGCAAACGTCCTCCTGGATACAGCTAATCGTATCGTTAATTCGTTACCGTTGGACCAAATCTTTCCTAAGccataa
- the LOC125060386 gene encoding uncharacterized protein LOC125060386, translated as MWSKIGFFLIFYYFHSGDSQDAVTKSSLSVEEEERLSEFIANAIDHFKKPDPVGLPGAKIPDPYHVPEIKKSLPLGGSIVFKNTSLYGISKFRVLYVNVEAGKMEATAALSIDKVHAKGKYVLSTWLRTYPGNYQTDVEGIKSIATASLEVDTDGKIKAQNISMDISFNNIGVQFENSGIISMVLQGLFNSMGIFLFNSIKPYILKDAYTKLREEINKKLEIVAGDLQFPTSISPIDMILIKARNKVIALEKDPYKIKNYNHSVSMFHVALSQTKLTGLSSFYRDGNTTLKMENNTIIIDLSIGTQEIQGSTNWEISTFKGYFTKVGTVSFSINYVRIRIILGQPLDTRKRPEFRNLDVELGNLQIRFDGAGTIDYIVELAINILPNILRNQIIVAFDDLVRIKIQRELNEVNVEDLIKEFLPIVDKLQLKGLSLSQFFPTQEENRYDEDDFFNF; from the exons ATGTGGTCTAAAATAggattttttcttatattttattattttcattccGGGGACTCTCAAG ATGCCGTTACTAAAAGCTCACTCTCTGTGGAAGAGGAAGAGAGGTTAAGCGAATTCATCGCAAACGCAATCGATCATTTCAAGAAGCCAGATCCCGTGGGCCTTCCCGGGGCGAAGATACCCGACCCATACCATGTTCCAGAAATAAAGAAGAGCCTGCCTCTTGGAGGATCCATagtctttaaaaatacttCTCTATATGGCATTAGTAAATTTCGTGTGCTCTATGTTAATGTTGAGGCCGGTAAAATGGAG GCTACTGCTGCTCTATCAATTGATAAAGTACACGCTAAgggaaaatatgtattaagtaCCTGGTTGAGAACATACCCCGGCAATTACCAAACCGATGTTGAAGGTATAAAATCAATTGCAACAGCTTCACTCGAAGTGGATACAGACGGCAAAATAAAagcacaaaatatatcaatggacataagttttaataacattGGGGTCCAATTCGAAAATTCGGGAATAATATCCATGGTTTTACAAGGACTATTTAATTCAATGGgtatatttttgttcaataGTATCAAGCCGTATATTCTAAAAGATGCCTATACGAAACTAAGGGAAGAGATTAACAAGAAACTTGAAATTGTTGCTGGTGATCTGCAATTTCCTACTTCAATATCACCCATTGACATGATATTAATAAAGGCGAGAAATAAAGTAATTGCTCTTGAGAAAGATCCTTacaagataaaaaattacaaccaTTCTGTTAGTATGTTTCACGTAGCCTTATCTCAAACAAAGCTCACAGGATTATCCTCCTTTTATCGCGATGGAAATACCACTTTGAAGATGGAaaataacacaataataatcgATTTGAGCATTGGTACTCAAGAGATACAAGGTTCCACAAATTGGGAAATATCTACATTCAAGGGATACTTTACAAAAGTTGGAACTGTGTCATTTTCAATCAACTACGTACGAATACGAATAATTTTAGGACAACCTTTGGACACAAGAAAAAGACCTGAATTCAGGAATCTAGATGTTGAACTTGGTAATTTGCAAATACGATTCGATGGAGCAGGAACAATAGACTATATAGTTGAGTTGGCCATAAATATATTACccaatattttaagaaatcaaATTATCGTCGCTTTTGACGACCTAGTTCGGATTAAAATACAAAGAGAGCTAAATGAAGTCAATGTGGAAGATCTCATCAAGGAATTCTTGCCAATAGtagataaattacaattaaaaggaCTTAGTCTTAGTCAATTTTTCCCAACTCAAGAAGAAAATCGGTATGACGAAGAcgatttctttaatttttaa